The DNA sequence GGTCTGGGACAGGCCCACCGCTACCAGTTCCTGACGCACCCGGTCGAGTGCCTCGGCGGCGTCGCGGGCGTTCGAAAACCGCTCGTCGCGCTCCTTCGCCATCAACCGCCGGGTGACCTCACGGAGCGACTCCGGCAGGTCCGGACGCAGTGCCTCCAGGGGCTTCGGCTCGGTCTGCAGGATCTGGTACACCAGGGTACTGATGGTTTCGCCGGAGAACGGCCGCTCGTTGCTCAACATCTCGTAGAGCACCACCCCGAGGGAGAAGAGATCGCAACGGCCGTCCAGCTCATCGCCCCGGATCTGCTCCGGCGACAGGTAGTGAGGACTGCCCAGGACCGAACCGGTCACCGTCAGCTCGGTCGCCTGGCCGAGAATCTTGGCGATGCCGAAGTCGCTGATCTTCACCTCGCCGTCACCATCGAGCATGATGTTGGATGGCTTGATATCGCGGTGGATCACCCCCTTGCGGTGGGCGTGATCGAGACCTTCGCAGGTCTGCTGGGCGATCTCCAGTGCCGCCCCGAGGGTGAGCGGCGGTGGCTCCCGCAGACGTACCGACAAATCCGACCCGGGCACATATTCGAAGGCCAGGAAGAAGAAACCGTCGTCCTCACCGGCGTCGAACAGGGTGACCAGCCGGGGATGGTTGAGGCTACCGGCGGTGCGCGCCTCCTGCATGAAGCGGCGCTGGCGCTCCTCCATCTCCTCTGGCCGAACCCCGAGAAAACGCAGCGTCTTGACGGCGAGCTGCCGGCCGATCTGCGGATCCTCGGCCAGGTACACCTCGCCCATGGAACCGGTACCGAGCAACCGGACAATGCGATAGCGGCCGAGGGTAGAGCCTGGGGAAAAGGTACTCAAAGCGGAAGATCTCGCGAATTGGAGCGCGATTCAGACCCGTCGATCTTATCGCGCCGACGACTCAGAACAGACCGGCGAGGGGCGGCGGCGTTACCGCCGATAGCGGTGCACCGAATGCTCCTCGAAACCGGCTGTCCCCCCGGTCCAGCGAAGCTGCCGGATCTCGGTGGCGCCGGCGTCGAGCTGGATGAGATTGCAGCTACTCACCCCCCGCTCCCCGCCCCGGCCGCGGGTGGAAGTGGTGGTTCCCGAATGGGCCACGATCACCGGCCGCCGCCCGAAGGCGTAGTAGTCCTCGGTGGTGCTGACGAAGGCCTGGTGCAGGTGGCCGGCCAACACCATATCCACCCCGCGGGACGACAGCACGTCGGCCAGCTCCCAGGCATGGGCCATCACCGTCTGCAGGCCGAAACGCGGTGCGGGAATCATCTCGTGATGGATCACCACCACCCGAAACCCCACCTCCGGCAAGTCGCGGAGCTGCCCTTCGAGGCGGTCGAGCTGGCGACCGGTGATACGACCGTGCTTGGTCGTCCAGTTGAAGGCGGTATTGACGCCAATCAGCGTCAGCCCCGGCAATTCCAGCACCGGTTCCAGCTCTTCCGAGAAGTGCCGCTGGTAGGCGCGATAGGGGAAAAACACCCGCTCCGCGAAAAAACCCCGATAGAGCGGCACGTCGTGGTTGCCGGGGACCGTCAGCACCGGCACCGTCACGCGATCGATGAACGCCCGGGCTTCCTGGAACTGTCGCGGCTTGGCTCGTTGGGTGAGATCGCCGGACACCACCAAGGCGTCCGGCTGCACATCTTCCACCAGCCGGAGGACTCCCTCCGCCGCTTCCGGCCGGTGTTTCGGCCCGAAGTGGATATCGGAGATATGCAGGAGCCGCGGCACGCGGGAGAGACGCTTCTTCTAGAGAGACGGGCGGATCAGTCGTCCGTGCCCAGAATGCGAGACACGCTGTCGCCGGCCTGGCGGGTGGCGAAGGCGGTGATCGCCGACAGCAGTTCCGAACCGCGATGGCGTCCGACGA is a window from the Acidobacteriota bacterium genome containing:
- a CDS encoding metallophosphoesterase, translating into MPRLLHISDIHFGPKHRPEAAEGVLRLVEDVQPDALVVSGDLTQRAKPRQFQEARAFIDRVTVPVLTVPGNHDVPLYRGFFAERVFFPYRAYQRHFSEELEPVLELPGLTLIGVNTAFNWTTKHGRITGRQLDRLEGQLRDLPEVGFRVVVIHHEMIPAPRFGLQTVMAHAWELADVLSSRGVDMVLAGHLHQAFVSTTEDYYAFGRRPVIVAHSGTTTSTRGRGGERGVSSCNLIQLDAGATEIRQLRWTGGTAGFEEHSVHRYRR